In the Bacillus thermozeamaize genome, one interval contains:
- a CDS encoding type I-E CRISPR-associated protein Cas7/Cse4/CasC, translating into MQRNNRLYLDIHAIQSVPSSCINRDDTGSPKTAIYGGVLRSRVSSQSWKRAIRLMFQDVLPQEKLGIRTKRIVEMVAGEITKIDGSLESLKLAERILKNAGLDIKSVEKGTDALFFLSRSQAQALARLVVEYPEMANNTVNRGSKEKIQQALKQSPAIDVALFGRMVADEPSLNTDASAQIAHSISTHKVVTEYDYFTAVDDWPNDEHAGAGHIGTTEFNSSTMYRYATVALHQLKEQLAEDTVEAAVQFVRAFVCSMPTGKQNSFANRTLPDAVLVTLRQDQPINLVGAFEKPVPASDEGYVGPSAKRLVQHADKVYKYFAGKPVLSLTVGVLLQELGEPMPLNHVLDQLKNALPSFLEAGGSVA; encoded by the coding sequence ATGCAGCGCAATAATCGTCTTTATCTTGACATTCATGCTATTCAAAGCGTGCCGTCCAGTTGCATCAACAGAGATGATACAGGCAGCCCGAAGACGGCCATCTATGGCGGCGTGCTTCGGTCCCGTGTATCCTCTCAAAGTTGGAAACGGGCGATAAGGTTGATGTTTCAGGACGTGCTGCCGCAAGAAAAACTGGGAATTCGCACAAAACGGATTGTGGAAATGGTAGCGGGCGAAATCACAAAGATTGATGGATCGTTGGAATCGTTGAAGTTGGCAGAGAGGATATTGAAAAACGCCGGCCTTGATATCAAGTCAGTCGAGAAAGGAACGGATGCGCTGTTCTTTCTAAGTCGTTCGCAAGCTCAAGCTTTGGCCCGATTGGTGGTCGAATACCCCGAAATGGCAAATAACACTGTGAATAGGGGGAGTAAGGAAAAAATTCAGCAGGCGCTGAAGCAATCACCGGCCATTGACGTGGCTCTGTTCGGGCGAATGGTGGCCGACGAACCGTCATTGAATACGGATGCGTCGGCTCAGATCGCCCACAGCATCTCTACACACAAAGTGGTCACTGAATATGATTACTTCACCGCAGTCGACGACTGGCCGAACGATGAGCATGCTGGAGCCGGTCATATCGGGACGACGGAATTCAATTCCTCCACCATGTATCGCTATGCCACTGTAGCATTGCATCAGCTGAAGGAACAGTTGGCTGAAGATACCGTGGAAGCTGCTGTCCAATTTGTCCGCGCTTTCGTATGTTCAATGCCAACTGGAAAGCAAAATTCGTTCGCCAATCGTACGCTGCCTGACGCGGTTTTGGTCACGCTTAGGCAGGATCAACCCATCAATTTGGTGGGGGCGTTTGAAAAACCGGTCCCGGCAAGCGATGAGGGGTACGTGGGACCGTCGGCAAAGAGATTGGTGCAACACGCTGACAAAGTGTACAAGTATTTTGCAGGAAAACCGGTCTTGTCGCTAACGGTCGGTGTTCTGCTGCAAGAATTGGGTGAACCGATGCCGCTCAATCACGTGCTTGATCAATTGAAAAATGCGTTGCCAAGTTTTCTTGAAGCGGGCGGTAGTGTCGCATGA
- a CDS encoding type I-E CRISPR-associated protein Cas6/Cse3/CasE, with product MYLSRVFLDTTRMETIRALSSPQIFHGAVEAAVETDDRGSEQGQRRLLWRIDYLTDKCSLLLLSEAPPNLSLLVHQFGFPGVHEGETKSYLPLLDRLREGQRWRFRLRANPVRSSFKEKDEETGRGKVFAHVTPEQQKQWLIRKSATCGFSLEPDEFDVIHSEWKKFSKNQTGGRHQVTLRTVTFEGILTVVDPILFRQTLIKGIGRAKAYGCGLMTIMPMGR from the coding sequence GTGTATTTATCTAGAGTTTTTCTGGACACCACCCGGATGGAAACCATCCGGGCGCTGTCTTCGCCACAAATCTTCCATGGGGCCGTTGAAGCTGCCGTCGAAACGGATGATCGTGGTTCGGAACAGGGGCAAAGACGTCTTTTGTGGCGCATAGATTACTTGACTGATAAATGCAGCTTGCTCCTTTTGAGCGAAGCACCCCCAAATCTGTCTTTGCTTGTCCACCAATTCGGTTTTCCTGGCGTTCATGAAGGAGAGACGAAATCATACTTGCCCTTGCTGGATCGCTTGCGGGAAGGGCAACGCTGGCGATTCCGGCTGCGGGCGAATCCTGTGAGAAGCAGTTTCAAAGAAAAGGATGAAGAAACCGGAAGAGGCAAGGTTTTTGCCCATGTCACGCCGGAACAACAGAAACAATGGTTGATCAGAAAATCCGCCACCTGCGGTTTTTCATTGGAACCCGATGAGTTCGACGTCATCCACTCTGAGTGGAAAAAATTCAGCAAAAATCAAACAGGCGGACGTCATCAGGTGACTTTGCGGACGGTTACATTTGAAGGGATATTGACGGTAGTGGATCCGATTCTTTTTCGGCAAACGTTGATCAAGGGAATTGGGAGAGCCAAAGCCTATGGATGCGGATTGATGACGATCATGCCGATGGGGCGGTGA
- a CDS encoding subtype I-E CRISPR-associated endonuclease Cas1 gives MTPKSFGKSKPDLQSLPTISDRLSFLYLERCVINRQDGAITVTDVRGTVHVPAASLSVLMLGPGTKITHRAMELIADTGVTVIWVGERGVRYYAHGRPLTRSSHLLIKQAELVSNPRTRLAVARQMYQLRFPDEDVSHLTMQQLRGREGARIRAVYRKASKATGVPWHGREYDPEDFHGSDAVNMALSAAHSCLYGIVHSVIVALGCSPGLGFIHTGHDRSFVFDIADLYKAQLTIPIAFQVASEQPGDIGGETRRRVRDAIADGKILERMVKDIRILLLGKEFSDQDPVDADIVHLWDERFGLVPNAVSYGKRIDEYDTDEEELEEGYGVLLEE, from the coding sequence GTGACACCGAAATCGTTCGGGAAGAGCAAACCTGATTTGCAATCTTTGCCAACCATCAGCGACCGGCTGTCCTTCTTATATTTGGAGCGATGCGTGATTAATCGTCAGGACGGTGCCATCACGGTAACGGATGTGCGCGGCACTGTCCACGTTCCGGCTGCTTCTCTCAGTGTTTTGATGTTAGGGCCTGGCACAAAAATCACGCATCGAGCCATGGAATTGATTGCAGACACTGGAGTCACCGTGATCTGGGTCGGCGAGCGGGGCGTGCGCTATTATGCGCACGGCCGGCCGCTGACCCGTTCTTCGCATTTGCTGATCAAACAGGCTGAACTGGTTTCAAATCCGAGAACACGGCTCGCGGTTGCAAGACAAATGTACCAGCTTCGCTTTCCGGATGAAGATGTTTCCCATTTGACCATGCAGCAGTTGAGGGGGCGTGAAGGCGCGAGAATTCGTGCCGTGTACAGGAAGGCATCCAAAGCGACGGGTGTTCCGTGGCATGGCAGAGAGTATGATCCCGAAGATTTTCATGGAAGCGATGCTGTCAACATGGCGCTGTCCGCCGCCCATTCGTGTCTGTACGGAATTGTGCACAGCGTGATCGTGGCGTTGGGTTGCTCGCCCGGCCTCGGTTTCATTCATACTGGCCATGACCGTTCGTTTGTTTTTGATATCGCGGATTTGTATAAAGCTCAATTGACCATTCCGATTGCCTTCCAGGTTGCTTCCGAGCAACCGGGAGATATTGGCGGCGAAACGCGAAGACGAGTCAGGGATGCCATTGCGGACGGAAAGATCCTCGAGAGAATGGTAAAGGACATCCGGATTCTTTTGCTTGGAAAAGAGTTTTCAGATCAAGATCCCGTGGATGCCGACATTGTTCATCTTTGGGATGAAAGGTTTGGTCTGGTGCCCAATGCGGTATCTTACGGAAAACGGATCGATGAATATGACACTGATGAAGAAGAACTTGAGGAAGGATATGGCGTCCTCTTGGAGGAGTAA